One genomic region from Xenopus laevis strain J_2021 chromosome 2L, Xenopus_laevis_v10.1, whole genome shotgun sequence encodes:
- the kctd7.L gene encoding BTB/POZ domain-containing protein KCTD7 isoform X3, producing MVVVSGQLEDRGTTDDAMSSSDAEDELIEPATPTPTNAGRTLLFMLPQLPEVIPLNVGGMGFTTRLSTLLRYEDTMLAAMFSGRHYVPTDAEGRYFIDRDGTYFGDILNFLRCGDLPPQERVKMVYKEAQYYSIGPLLDILDKMQPLTGEKVRQAFLDLMPYYKDHLERIIDIGKHRAIQRKARFAKLKVCVFKEEMPITPYECPQFNALRFERSESESKLFEHHCEVDVSFGPWEAVADVYDLLHCIVTDLSERGIAVEHQCIGVCDKHLINHYYCKRPIYEFKITWW from the exons ATGGTGGTAGTTTCAGGCCAGCTGGAAGATCGAGGGACCACAGACGATGCCATGTCGAGTTCTGATGCTGAAGATGAGCTTATTGAGCCTGCCACGCCCACCCCGACCAACGCC gg ACGTACGTTATTATTTATGCTTCCGCAGCTTCCTGAAGTTATTCCACTTAATGTGGGAGGGATGGGCTTTACAACCAGGCTGTCAACACTCCTACGCTACGAGGACACCATGCTGGCTGCTATGTTTAGTGGGCGCCACTACGTTCCAACAGATGCAGAAGGGAGATACTTTATTGACAGAGATGGCACCTATTTCGG agATATTCTGAACTTTCTGCGCTGTGGAGATCTCCCTCCCCAAGAAAGGGTGAAGATGGTATACAAGGAAGCTCAGTACTATTCGATTGGGCCACTGCTAGACATTTTGGACAAAATGCAACCACTTACTGGAGAAAAAGTGAGACAAGCCTTCCTAGACCTGATGCCTTATTACAAAG ACCACTTGGAGCGCATTATTGACATTGGGAAACACAGAGCTATACAGAGGAAAGCGCGCTTTGCCAAACTGAAGGTCTGCGTGTTTAAAGAAGAGATGCCCATCACACCTTATGAGTGCCCTCAATTCAATGCATTGCGCTTCGAAAGGAGTGAAagtgaatcaaaactttttgagCACCATTGTGAGGTTGATGTCTCTTTTGGGCCATGGGAAGCAGTGGCAGATGTGTATGACCTTCTTCATTGTATAGTTACTGATCTATCAGAGAGAGGCATTGCGGTGGAACACCAGTGCATAGGTGTCTGTGACAAACATCTCATAAATCATTATTACTGCAAGCGCCCAATCTATGAGTTCAAGATCACATGGTGGTAA
- the kctd7.L gene encoding BTB/POZ domain-containing protein KCTD7 isoform X1 encodes MPCRVLMLKMSLLSLPRPPRPTPSSHCRTKCTRCRSLSFDGGRRTLLFMLPQLPEVIPLNVGGMGFTTRLSTLLRYEDTMLAAMFSGRHYVPTDAEGRYFIDRDGTYFGDILNFLRCGDLPPQERVKMVYKEAQYYSIGPLLDILDKMQPLTGEKVRQAFLDLMPYYKDHLERIIDIGKHRAIQRKARFAKLKVCVFKEEMPITPYECPQFNALRFERSESESKLFEHHCEVDVSFGPWEAVADVYDLLHCIVTDLSERGIAVEHQCIGVCDKHLINHYYCKRPIYEFKITWW; translated from the exons ATGCCATGTCGAGTTCTGATGCTGAAGATGAGCTTATTGAGCCTGCCACGCCCACCCCGACCAACGCCGTCTTCTCACTGCAGGACAAAGTGCACCCGCTGCAG ATCATTATCCTTTGATGGTGGAAGACGTACGTTATTATTTATGCTTCCGCAGCTTCCTGAAGTTATTCCACTTAATGTGGGAGGGATGGGCTTTACAACCAGGCTGTCAACACTCCTACGCTACGAGGACACCATGCTGGCTGCTATGTTTAGTGGGCGCCACTACGTTCCAACAGATGCAGAAGGGAGATACTTTATTGACAGAGATGGCACCTATTTCGG agATATTCTGAACTTTCTGCGCTGTGGAGATCTCCCTCCCCAAGAAAGGGTGAAGATGGTATACAAGGAAGCTCAGTACTATTCGATTGGGCCACTGCTAGACATTTTGGACAAAATGCAACCACTTACTGGAGAAAAAGTGAGACAAGCCTTCCTAGACCTGATGCCTTATTACAAAG ACCACTTGGAGCGCATTATTGACATTGGGAAACACAGAGCTATACAGAGGAAAGCGCGCTTTGCCAAACTGAAGGTCTGCGTGTTTAAAGAAGAGATGCCCATCACACCTTATGAGTGCCCTCAATTCAATGCATTGCGCTTCGAAAGGAGTGAAagtgaatcaaaactttttgagCACCATTGTGAGGTTGATGTCTCTTTTGGGCCATGGGAAGCAGTGGCAGATGTGTATGACCTTCTTCATTGTATAGTTACTGATCTATCAGAGAGAGGCATTGCGGTGGAACACCAGTGCATAGGTGTCTGTGACAAACATCTCATAAATCATTATTACTGCAAGCGCCCAATCTATGAGTTCAAGATCACATGGTGGTAA
- the kctd7.L gene encoding BTB/POZ domain-containing protein KCTD7 isoform X2: MVVVSGQLEDRGTTDDAMSSSDAEDELIEPATPTPTNAVFSLQDKVHPLQLPEVIPLNVGGMGFTTRLSTLLRYEDTMLAAMFSGRHYVPTDAEGRYFIDRDGTYFGDILNFLRCGDLPPQERVKMVYKEAQYYSIGPLLDILDKMQPLTGEKVRQAFLDLMPYYKDHLERIIDIGKHRAIQRKARFAKLKVCVFKEEMPITPYECPQFNALRFERSESESKLFEHHCEVDVSFGPWEAVADVYDLLHCIVTDLSERGIAVEHQCIGVCDKHLINHYYCKRPIYEFKITWW, encoded by the exons ATGGTGGTAGTTTCAGGCCAGCTGGAAGATCGAGGGACCACAGACGATGCCATGTCGAGTTCTGATGCTGAAGATGAGCTTATTGAGCCTGCCACGCCCACCCCGACCAACGCCGTCTTCTCACTGCAGGACAAAGTGCACCCGCTGCAG CTTCCTGAAGTTATTCCACTTAATGTGGGAGGGATGGGCTTTACAACCAGGCTGTCAACACTCCTACGCTACGAGGACACCATGCTGGCTGCTATGTTTAGTGGGCGCCACTACGTTCCAACAGATGCAGAAGGGAGATACTTTATTGACAGAGATGGCACCTATTTCGG agATATTCTGAACTTTCTGCGCTGTGGAGATCTCCCTCCCCAAGAAAGGGTGAAGATGGTATACAAGGAAGCTCAGTACTATTCGATTGGGCCACTGCTAGACATTTTGGACAAAATGCAACCACTTACTGGAGAAAAAGTGAGACAAGCCTTCCTAGACCTGATGCCTTATTACAAAG ACCACTTGGAGCGCATTATTGACATTGGGAAACACAGAGCTATACAGAGGAAAGCGCGCTTTGCCAAACTGAAGGTCTGCGTGTTTAAAGAAGAGATGCCCATCACACCTTATGAGTGCCCTCAATTCAATGCATTGCGCTTCGAAAGGAGTGAAagtgaatcaaaactttttgagCACCATTGTGAGGTTGATGTCTCTTTTGGGCCATGGGAAGCAGTGGCAGATGTGTATGACCTTCTTCATTGTATAGTTACTGATCTATCAGAGAGAGGCATTGCGGTGGAACACCAGTGCATAGGTGTCTGTGACAAACATCTCATAAATCATTATTACTGCAAGCGCCCAATCTATGAGTTCAAGATCACATGGTGGTAA